A DNA window from Rhizobium sp. NXC14 contains the following coding sequences:
- a CDS encoding ABC transporter substrate-binding protein: protein MQKTSKALLGLATAFVMSSALPNLAKSDELTLCWAAWDPANALVELSKDFTAKTGTQMKFEFVPWTSYADRFLNELNSHGKLCDLIIGDSQWIGGSAENGHYVKLNDFFDKEGIKMDDFVPATVVGYSEWPKNTPNYWALPAMGDVVGWTYRKDWFEKPELQKEFKAKYGHDLAAPKTYDELKQIAEFFQKREIDGKTVYGASIYTERGSEGITMGVTNVLYDWGFQYDNPKKPYEMEGFVNSDDAVKGLEFYKSLYDCCTPPGSSNVYMVESADAFKSGQVAMQMNFAFTWPGLYKDEKVGGDRIGFFPNPAEKAHFAQLGGQGISVVSYSDKRDAALQYIKWFAQPEVQAKWWELGGFSCLNSVVNAPDFAKSQPYAQAFLDSMAIVKDFWAEPSYASLLQAMQKRVHNYVVAGNGTAKEALDGLVKDWSDVFKDDGKI from the coding sequence ATGCAGAAAACATCGAAAGCCCTTTTGGGGCTGGCCACGGCGTTCGTAATGTCGTCGGCATTGCCCAATCTCGCCAAATCCGATGAACTTACGCTGTGCTGGGCCGCATGGGACCCTGCCAATGCACTCGTTGAGCTCTCGAAGGACTTCACCGCCAAGACAGGCACGCAGATGAAGTTCGAGTTCGTTCCCTGGACGAGCTACGCCGATCGCTTCCTTAACGAGCTGAATTCTCACGGCAAACTCTGTGACCTCATCATCGGCGACAGCCAGTGGATCGGCGGCTCGGCCGAGAACGGCCATTACGTCAAGCTGAACGACTTCTTCGACAAGGAAGGCATCAAGATGGATGACTTCGTGCCGGCGACTGTTGTCGGCTACTCGGAATGGCCGAAGAACACGCCGAACTATTGGGCGCTGCCGGCCATGGGCGACGTCGTCGGCTGGACCTACCGCAAGGACTGGTTCGAAAAGCCGGAACTCCAGAAGGAGTTCAAGGCGAAATACGGCCACGATCTCGCAGCTCCGAAGACCTACGATGAGCTGAAACAGATCGCCGAGTTCTTCCAGAAGCGTGAGATCGACGGCAAGACCGTCTATGGCGCCTCGATCTATACCGAGCGCGGCTCCGAAGGCATCACCATGGGCGTCACCAACGTCCTTTACGACTGGGGCTTCCAGTACGACAACCCGAAGAAGCCCTACGAGATGGAAGGCTTCGTCAACTCGGACGACGCGGTCAAGGGCCTCGAATTCTACAAGTCGCTCTATGACTGCTGCACGCCGCCCGGCAGCTCCAACGTCTACATGGTCGAATCCGCCGACGCCTTCAAATCCGGCCAGGTCGCCATGCAGATGAACTTCGCCTTCACCTGGCCCGGCCTCTACAAGGACGAGAAGGTCGGCGGCGACAGGATCGGCTTCTTCCCCAATCCGGCGGAGAAGGCGCATTTCGCCCAGCTCGGCGGTCAGGGCATCTCGGTGGTTTCCTATTCCGACAAGCGCGACGCCGCCCTGCAATACATCAAATGGTTCGCACAGCCCGAGGTGCAGGCCAAGTGGTGGGAACTCGGCGGTTTCTCCTGCCTCAATTCGGTCGTCAACGCGCCTGATTTCGCCAAGAGCCAGCCCTATGCCCAGGCCTTCCTGGACTCGATGGCGATCGTAAAGGACTTCTGGGCCGAGCCAAGCTACGCCTCGCTGCTACAGGCCATGCAGAAGCGCGTCCATAACTACGTTGTCGCCGGCAACGGCACCGCCAAGGAAGCGCTTGACGGCCTGGTGAAGGACTGGAGCGACGTCTTCAAGGACGACGGCAAAATCTAG